In Paenibacillus sonchi, the genomic stretch CTCCTTCGATATGGGCGGTCCGGTTAATAAGGTCGCCTTCCTGTTTGGATCGGCCATGATCGGTGAAGGGAATTATGAAATTATGGGACCTATCGCCGTAGCCATATGTATTCCGCCGATCGGGATGGGACTGGCTGCAATGATCAGCAAACGTAAATTTGCAGCTGCTGAACGTGAGGCCGGCAAAGCGACATTCACCATGGGGCTGTTTGGGATTACTGAAGGTGCGATTCCTTTTGCTGCCCAGGACCCGCTGCGCGTAATTCCGAGCATCATGGCCGGCTCAATGGTTGGTTCGGTTATTGCGATGCTGGGCAATGTGGGAGACAGAGTAGCTCATGGCGGGCCTGTTGTGGCTGTACTGGGTGCAGTTGATCATGTTGTTATGTTTTTCATTGCGGTTATCGTCGGATCTGCCGTAACGGTGGCCATGGTGAGTCTGCTGAAACGGGACGTTGCAGTTGAGGATCACCCTCTTGAAGTATCGGCTGATGCTCCGATAAGCATGGGAAATGTCCAGCAGGCCAAGCCAGCTGAAACTTCAACAGCCGCTGGCGTGGAGCCGCCCACAGCACGTATTGAGAAACTGACCGATATTGTAACGCCCGATCTGATTAAGCTGAATTTAGCAGGAACCACACAGGACACTGTTATTGATGAAATGGTTGCCGTTCTGGTGAACATCGGGGCCATCAGTTCTGCCCGTGACTTTAAAGAAGGGATACTGGCGCGTGAAGACGAAAGCACCACAGGCATCGGCATGAATATTGCCATCCCTCATTGTAAATCGGACGCGGTCCTGAAGCCGAGTGTGGTTTTTGGCATCAAGCAGGACGGAGTGGATTGGAAAAGTGTAGACGGCAGCCGCGCGAAGCTGATATTTATGATTGCCGTACCGCGCAACAGCAGGGAAAACACACATCTGAAGGTGCTGCAAATGTTGTCCCGCAAGCTGATGGATGATGATTTCAGAGAAGCGCTTCTTGCGGTTGCGACGAAGGAGGAGGCCTATCTGCTGCTTGAACAGGTGCGCTAATTCAGGGTAGAAGAGTAAAATTAGGCTGACGATCCCTAACCCCGGGACCGCCAGCCTGTTTGTGTGCTTGTTCTCGCCGAGCCTGTACTCGCAAGGTATAGTTTGATAGAATCAAAAGTACCTCAGGCCAATCATAAGGAGGATTCATCAATGACAGTCGATAACGCTTACAAGGTAAAGTGGGGAATTCTCAGCACCGGCTGGATCGCGCACCAGTTCGCAACCGATCTGGCCCATGCATCGAACGGGGTTGCCTATGCTGTAGGTTCGCGCAATCAGGAGAGCGCGGATGAGTTTGCCAAAAACCACGGCATTCCGGTAGCCCATGCCACGTACGAGGATTTGGTCCATGATCCGGAGGTGGACGTCGTTTATATCGGGACCCCGCATCCTTTTCACAAAGACAATGCGCTGCTCGCGCTGCGTGCAGGCAAGGCGGTGCTCTGCGAGAAGCCGTTTACGGTGAACAGCGGTGAGCTGGAGGAGATTGTGGCGTATGCCCGTGAACATAAGCTGTTCCTGATGGAAGCGATGTGGAGCCGCTACATTCCGGCCAACGTCAAGGTCAGAGAGTGGGTTGCCGCACAGCGGATTGGAGACGTCCGGCTGGTCAAGGCGGATCTCGGCTTCCGGGCAGAATGGAATCCAGAGAGCCGTCTGCTGAACCCGGCGCTGGGCGGCGGTGCGCTGCTGGACGTCGGCATTTATCCGGTTTCTTTTGCCTCCATGATCTTTGGACCCCACCCGGAGAGTGTAGCCAGCACTGTACATATGGGTGAAACGGGGGTAGATGAGCATTTCTCGCTGCTGCTGTCCTATGGCGGCGGCAAAACGGCTTCCCTCAACGGCGGGGTGCGCCTGAATATGCTGCAGGAGGCCTATGTGTTCGGGACGGAAGGGCATATTGTTGTAAAGGGCTCTTTTGTCAATCCAAAGTCAGCTGAGTTGTATGTCGGCGGTGAGCTTGTGGAGACCTTTGAAGACGACCGGACTTCTATCGGGTATGCCTTTGAAGCGGAAGAAGTGGGGCGCTGTCTGCAGGCGGGACTTACGGAGAGCCCGACGCTGACGCTGGATGAATCGTTAGCGATTCTGAAGCTGCTGGATCGGGTGCGTGCGGAGTGGGGACTTGTGTATCCCGGGGAATAAACGGCGAATGGGCGTATGGACACAATGATTGCCCGGTTCAATGACGGGCGATAGACAGAAGATGAATTACAGGAGGTGCGAAAATGGCACTGGACAGCGACCGGTATCAAGGCTGCCTGCAAGGGCTGGCAGCAGGTGATGCGCTGGGGACTACCGCCGAGTTCAAGGCACCGGGGACTTTTGCGCCGCTGGAGGACATCGTCGGCGGCGGAGTGTTCGGGCTGCAGCCGGGGCAATGGACCGACGATACCTCGATGGCGCTGTGCCTGGCGGACAGTCTGCTGGCGGCGCCGGGCTTTGATCCTGCCGATCAGATGCGGCGGTATGTGCGGTGGTTCCGCGAAGGATACCTCAGCAGCACGGGGGAGTGCTTCGACATCGGGAACGCTACGCGCTCTGCGCTGCTGCAGTTCGAGGCCGGCGGCGAAGCGTACAGCGGCTCGGAAGATCCGCGCAGTGCCGGGAACGGCCCGATTATGCGCCTGGCCCCGGTGGTGATGTACTATGCGGAGGACCCGGTGGCAGCCATAGAGTACGCTGCGCGAAGCTCGCGGACCACCCATGCCGCTGCAGAGTGCGTGGATGCCTGCCGCCTGATGGCAGCTTATATCCTCGCCGGACTGCACGGCTGGAGCAAGCAGGAGCTGCTGGCCCCGGACGCCTTCGGCGGCTGGCTGGAGGAGGAGGCACTGTCCCGCAGCATCCTGGACATTAAGCGGGGTTCTTACAAGCTCAAGGCTCCGCCGGAGATTAAGGGCTCCGGCTATGTGGTGCAATCGCTGGAAGCGGCGCTGTGGGCATTCCACGGATCGTCCAGCTTCGCCGAAGGCGCGCTGCTGGCCGTGAATCTGGGCGATGATGCCGATACTACCGGCGCGGTCTACGGCCAGATTGCCGGAGCCTATTACGGCCTCGGCGGCATACCCGCGCAGTGGTCGGGCAGACTTGCCATGCGTGGTCTGATCAGCGATTACGCCGGACGGCTATACAACGAGCGGGCAGGAAGGTAAGCGGATAGAGACGGTAGGAAGGTAAGCGATAGAAGACGGCAGGAAGCAAAATAAATAGAACATCAAAGAAGCTCCGCGGCTGCGGAGCTTTTTTGATGTTCGGGAAGTTATGATTTTCTTCCGTTTTGGATAAGGAAGGATAGTTGCGGGTTCACTTTGACCCGCCTGGGGCGGATTTGCTCAGAAACAACGGCAGAAATGCCGTTGTTGGAGCACCGCAGGCGGGAACGGGACGAAACAACGGCAGAAATGCCGTTGTTGAAGCGCCGCAGGCGGGAACGGGACGAAACAACGGCAGAAATGCCGTTGTTGAAGCGCCGCAGGCGGGAACGGGACGAAACAACGGCAGAAATGCCGTTGTTGAAGCACCGCCGGCGGGAACGGGACGAAACAACGGCAGAAATGCCGTTGCCCACACACCGTGGTTCACAGCCTGAGGCATTAACCTAACGCGACATAATCAATGGCTGTGCAGCGATTCGGTCCAGAATTCAAGAGCTGCTGTTTTGAGCGAAATGATCAATGATAATTTTCTTTACATGTCTTTCTACATGACTGTACCGGTCTTTTGCAGGCTGGCAAAGAATGACCTTCCAAGTGATCGGTTGATGAAAGGGAACTTCGATGATGTCAGAAATATTGAAAAAATCATGAACGGGTGAAGGCAAAATTGTTATAAATTTAGAGCGTTTGGTTACTTGTAAAAGGAAGTCCCAAGACGCTGACAGAATAGAGATCTGCGGCTGAATATTCTCTTTTTTAAATTGCTCCAGCAGTTTATGGTGAATCATAAAAGTATGATTAAAGATGGCTAAGGGTTCGTTATTGAGCTGCTCCCAATAGATTTTCTCATGGTTTGCCAGAGGATTGCTTGAACTCATAAAGGCGGTTAATTCATCCTCTTGCAGCAGATATTCGTTAATAGTAGTAGGATCGATATTTGTGGGCTGCAGTAAAATAGCAAAATCCAACTCTTTTAAGGTCAGCATTCTCCGCAATTCATATGCCCCGGCTTCGATGATTTCAAATTTAATATCAGGATTGGTCGACAGCATGCTGGATAGGATATCGGCGAAAACAATTCCTAATATAAGCGGCGGGATGCCGATTACTATTTTGCCTTTGAATTGAAAGGAGTCCTCGCGCAGCTCGGCCAGCATGTTTTGATAATTCTTCACAAGAGTTTTTGCGTTTTCAAAAAACCTTTCCCCGGCAGGCGTTAAGTTCTGTAATCTTCCTTTGTAGCGTTCGAATAGATTGACGTTTTCTTCGTCTTCAAAATTTTTAATTAATAAGCTAAGAGACGGCTGTGTAACACATAATTTTTTGGCGGCAACAGATAGATTACAGCTGGAATTTACAATTTCAATAAAGTACTCTAAATGTTTTATATCCACTACTAGATTCCTCACTTCTATAAATTTTATCTATAGCATGTGATATGAATAGTCGTGCAAGTTATCACGGGTTACCGGGAAAAAGGCTGATCTTGGGCTGTATTCTTCTTGAAAATAGCAAATTACACTTGGTTTGTCCACGAGGTTTATCCTGATTTTGGTTTTTATTTTTTTTATAGCTGAATTTTTTTAGAAATAGCTTTCCTGGCAAGGATTTCCCCATGATATTAATTTATTTTACAGCTTATATAAAAATTTGGTTTTAGACAGAACTTTGAAAGCGGTTTATTGTTATTCGCGTAAGCAGTTCAGTTATGATTGTGAATCTTATTACACGGTGTGTTCACCAGTAACCTGGGAAAGAAAGCGGGGAAGAGTATGAAGGAAGTTGTTATTGTGTCAGCGGTGAGAACCGCAGTGGGCTCTTTTGGGGGAGTTTTTAAAAATGTATCGGCTATTACCTTAGGAACAGTTGCTGTAAAGGGTGCATTGGCAAAAATTAATTTAGACCCTGCAGAAGTTGATGAAGTTATTTTAGGTAATGTTTTACAGGCCGGGTTAGGGCAAAATGTCGCAAGGCAGATATCTATACAAGCCGGGATTCCAATGGAAGTGCCGTCATATACCATCAATAAAGTTTGCGGTTCAGGCTTAAAGTCCGTTCAGCTTGCGGCTCAGACAATCCTGTCCGGCCAGGCAGAGGTTGTAGTTGCAGGTGGAGCAGAGAATATGAGCCAGGCGCCTTATCTGCTGCCGACAACCCGGTGGGGACAAAGAATGGGTGACGGAATCATTATAGATTCGATGGTTCATGATGGGTTAACGGATGCTTTTAATCAATATCATATGGGAATTACTGCTGAAAATATCGCTGAAAAATACAATATTACGAGAGAAATGCAAGATGAGTTAGCGGCAGCAAGCCAAAATAAAGCGGAGAAAGCCATCAAAGAAGGAAAATTCAAAGGGGAGATTATTCCTGTTGAGATTCCGCAGCGGAAAGGCGCGCCAGTAGTAGCGGACACCGATGAGTACCCTCGTATGGGAGTGACCGCAGAAAGCCTGGCTGAATTAAAACCGGCTTTTAAAAAGGACGGCACAGTAACAGCAGCCAATGCTTCAGGCCTGAATGACGGTGCGGCAATATTGATTGTGATGAGCAAAAACAAAGCTGAACGTTTAGGCTTAAAGCCGCTTGTAACGATTAAAGCTGTTGAATGTGCAGGGGTTGCCCCGGAAATTATGGGTACAGGACCCATTCCGGCAACAAAAAAAGCCTTGGCGGCAGCCGGTGTAACGGTGCAAGATCTAGATTTAGTTGAAGCGAATGAAGCTTTTGCGTCACAAGCATTATGTGTCGTAAATGAATTAGGAATAAACATGGATATGGTCAATGTAAACGGCGGAGCCATTGCTTTGGGGCATCCCATTGGCGCCAGCGGCGCACGCATATTGGTAACACTGATTCATGAAATGGAAAGAAGAAAGGTTCAAACTGGTTTGGCAACTCTATGTATCGGCGGTGGGCAAGGCATTGCCATGATTGTAGAGAGAGAGGGGTAAGAGGATGAATAAAGTAGTGGCTTTAGATGAGGCGATCGCTCATATCAAAGACGGGGATGTTGTGATGATCGGCGGGTTCATGGCTAACGGGACTCCTGAAAAACTAGTGGATGCCCTTGTTGAAGCAAACATCAAAGATATTACTTTGATTTGCAATGATACAGGATTTATCAATAGAGGCTCAGGTAAGCTGGTATCCAATAAGCAATGCAAAAAAATTATGGCCTCTCATATTGGAACAAATAAAGAAACCGGCAGACAGATGACTGAGGGAGAGACAGAAGTGGTGCTTATTCCTCAAGGGACTTTGGTGGAGCAAATCCGTGCGGGCGGCTATGGTCTAGGCGGCGTATTGACAGCTACCGGAATAGGCACGCTGGTTGAAGAAGGCAAAGAAAAAATTGTAGTCGATGGAAAAGAGTATTTACTAGAGAAACCAATAACTGCCGATGTGGCACTTCTTTACGCCGCTAAGGCGGATAAAGCCGGGAATATTGTGTACAAAGGCTCGGCAAACAATTTTAACAATATTATGGCAGGTGCCGCAAAGACAACCATTGTTGAAGTGGGAGAATTAGTAGAAATAGGGGAGATTGATCCCAATGAAGTCGTTACGCCAAATATCTTCGTGAACTATATTGTTGAAGGAGGTAAGTGAAATGGATAAGGCAGAGCTGCAAAACATGATCGCCAAACGTGTAGCCCAGGAACTCAAGGACGGAGAGCTGGTGAACCTGGGAATCGGCTTACCAACCAAAGTCGCAAACTTTGTTTCAGAAGAGGTTCACGTTACTTTTCACTCGGAAAATGGATTTGTCGGATTAGGACCGGCCCAAGGAGAAGAAATAACCGATCCAACGATTGTTAATGCCGGCGGGCAATATGTAACTATTAATCCGAACGGCTGCTTTTTCGACAGTGCTACTTCCTTTGGAATTATCCGCGGCGGGCATGTGGATTTAACGGTTTTGGGAGCCCTTCAAGTTGATGAAAAGGGGAATATCGCCAACTATATGATTCCTGGAAAGATGGTGCCGGGAATGGGGGGCGCAATGGACTTGTTGACAGGAGCGAAAAAAGTAATTGTAGCCATGGAGCATACCTCACAAGGAAAAGCTAAAATTTTGAAGGAATGCACATTGCCGCTGACGGCCAAAAATGCGGTGGATCTAATTATCACTGAAATGGCTGTTATCGAAGTTACTCCGGAAGGATTGCTGTTACAAGAGATAAATTCTGCTTATACCCTGGAAGAGGTGTTAGCGGCAACAGAAGCAAAGCTGATGATTAGTGAGAAATTAAAAGAAACTGCTTAAGGCCTGATCAATTCAAAATCTTGTGGGGGGAATTAACATGGAAAAAACTAAAGTTGTTTTTGTAACAGGTGCCGCAAGCGGAATTGGAAAACAAATTGGAGAAACTTTTTTGAAGCAGGGCTCAAAGGTTGTTTTTTCAGATATTAATGATGAAATTTTACAAGAGATGGTTAATGTGTTGAAAAATGAAGGATTCGATTGCCACGGCATTAAATGCGATGTAACCAAAGAGGATGAAATCAATTCAGCGATTGATGAAACCGTAGAAAAATATGGCCGTTTGG encodes the following:
- a CDS encoding fructose-specific PTS transporter subunit EIIC; translated protein: MIKGEVPVYQAQSRSNDSRPGDKVPKQNPVYRHLMNGVSYMVPFIVIGGLLIAIALTIGGVKTPGGLVIPEGSIWKNIQDIGSAAFTFMVPILAGFIAMSIADRPGLAPGIVGGFIAANGSFYGSEAGAGFIGGIIAGFLAGYVALGIRKIKVGRALQPIMPIIIIPVLSSLIVGLIFIFFIGAPIAHLFEALTGWLAGMQGTSSILLALILGAMISFDMGGPVNKVAFLFGSAMIGEGNYEIMGPIAVAICIPPIGMGLAAMISKRKFAAAEREAGKATFTMGLFGITEGAIPFAAQDPLRVIPSIMAGSMVGSVIAMLGNVGDRVAHGGPVVAVLGAVDHVVMFFIAVIVGSAVTVAMVSLLKRDVAVEDHPLEVSADAPISMGNVQQAKPAETSTAAGVEPPTARIEKLTDIVTPDLIKLNLAGTTQDTVIDEMVAVLVNIGAISSARDFKEGILAREDESTTGIGMNIAIPHCKSDAVLKPSVVFGIKQDGVDWKSVDGSRAKLIFMIAVPRNSRENTHLKVLQMLSRKLMDDDFREALLAVATKEEAYLLLEQVR
- a CDS encoding Gfo/Idh/MocA family protein translates to MTVDNAYKVKWGILSTGWIAHQFATDLAHASNGVAYAVGSRNQESADEFAKNHGIPVAHATYEDLVHDPEVDVVYIGTPHPFHKDNALLALRAGKAVLCEKPFTVNSGELEEIVAYAREHKLFLMEAMWSRYIPANVKVREWVAAQRIGDVRLVKADLGFRAEWNPESRLLNPALGGGALLDVGIYPVSFASMIFGPHPESVASTVHMGETGVDEHFSLLLSYGGGKTASLNGGVRLNMLQEAYVFGTEGHIVVKGSFVNPKSAELYVGGELVETFEDDRTSIGYAFEAEEVGRCLQAGLTESPTLTLDESLAILKLLDRVRAEWGLVYPGE
- a CDS encoding ADP-ribosylglycohydrolase family protein produces the protein MALDSDRYQGCLQGLAAGDALGTTAEFKAPGTFAPLEDIVGGGVFGLQPGQWTDDTSMALCLADSLLAAPGFDPADQMRRYVRWFREGYLSSTGECFDIGNATRSALLQFEAGGEAYSGSEDPRSAGNGPIMRLAPVVMYYAEDPVAAIEYAARSSRTTHAAAECVDACRLMAAYILAGLHGWSKQELLAPDAFGGWLEEEALSRSILDIKRGSYKLKAPPEIKGSGYVVQSLEAALWAFHGSSSFAEGALLAVNLGDDADTTGAVYGQIAGAYYGLGGIPAQWSGRLAMRGLISDYAGRLYNERAGR
- a CDS encoding LysR family transcriptional regulator, producing MDIKHLEYFIEIVNSSCNLSVAAKKLCVTQPSLSLLIKNFEDEENVNLFERYKGRLQNLTPAGERFFENAKTLVKNYQNMLAELREDSFQFKGKIVIGIPPLILGIVFADILSSMLSTNPDIKFEIIEAGAYELRRMLTLKELDFAILLQPTNIDPTTINEYLLQEDELTAFMSSSNPLANHEKIYWEQLNNEPLAIFNHTFMIHHKLLEQFKKENIQPQISILSASWDFLLQVTKRSKFITILPSPVHDFFNISDIIEVPFHQPITWKVILCQPAKDRYSHVERHVKKIIIDHFAQNSSS
- a CDS encoding acetyl-CoA C-acetyltransferase, whose amino-acid sequence is MKEVVIVSAVRTAVGSFGGVFKNVSAITLGTVAVKGALAKINLDPAEVDEVILGNVLQAGLGQNVARQISIQAGIPMEVPSYTINKVCGSGLKSVQLAAQTILSGQAEVVVAGGAENMSQAPYLLPTTRWGQRMGDGIIIDSMVHDGLTDAFNQYHMGITAENIAEKYNITREMQDELAAASQNKAEKAIKEGKFKGEIIPVEIPQRKGAPVVADTDEYPRMGVTAESLAELKPAFKKDGTVTAANASGLNDGAAILIVMSKNKAERLGLKPLVTIKAVECAGVAPEIMGTGPIPATKKALAAAGVTVQDLDLVEANEAFASQALCVVNELGINMDMVNVNGGAIALGHPIGASGARILVTLIHEMERRKVQTGLATLCIGGGQGIAMIVEREG
- a CDS encoding CoA transferase subunit A; the encoded protein is MNKVVALDEAIAHIKDGDVVMIGGFMANGTPEKLVDALVEANIKDITLICNDTGFINRGSGKLVSNKQCKKIMASHIGTNKETGRQMTEGETEVVLIPQGTLVEQIRAGGYGLGGVLTATGIGTLVEEGKEKIVVDGKEYLLEKPITADVALLYAAKADKAGNIVYKGSANNFNNIMAGAAKTTIVEVGELVEIGEIDPNEVVTPNIFVNYIVEGGK